Proteins encoded together in one Prevotella scopos JCM 17725 window:
- a CDS encoding alpha/beta hydrolase family protein, with amino-acid sequence MKKKILFLCLLFSWVGVFAQKPMEGVWMGKLNLGPQSLTIVLHVNSDAQGKVECTLDSPDQGAKGIAVETDYCSSDSISVSLASLALSYQGKLKGDEIVGTFTQGQPFPLTLKRGEEKLNRPQNPVAPYPYKTEEVTFNNVTDNATLVGTLSYPIGYKKGQTPVVLMVTGSGQENRDEEIFDHKPFLVIADYLARHGIATLRYDDRGFGKSTGGDVEHATTLDFMRDAMSGVEFLRRSKLFGKVGVLGHSEGGSIAFMLGAKGKVDFVISMAGVGVKGDTALTAQTNKILELTGQSMRFSTYQYRMNAIIKRSPWLNFFIDYDPSADISKTLCPVMAINGNRDIQVISSLNLTGIKARLKNNPKNVIKEYPSLNHLFQHCKTGNVLEYRMIEETISPEVLEDITRFIKQ; translated from the coding sequence ATGAAAAAGAAGATTCTATTCTTATGTTTGTTGTTTTCGTGGGTTGGAGTTTTTGCACAGAAACCTATGGAAGGAGTGTGGATGGGTAAGTTGAATCTTGGTCCACAATCGTTGACTATTGTGTTGCATGTGAATAGTGATGCACAAGGAAAGGTTGAGTGTACGCTCGATAGTCCTGATCAAGGTGCGAAGGGGATAGCGGTAGAGACAGACTACTGCTCGTCTGATTCTATCAGTGTAAGTCTCGCAAGTTTGGCTCTCAGTTATCAAGGAAAATTGAAAGGAGACGAGATAGTCGGTACTTTTACCCAAGGGCAACCCTTTCCATTAACCTTGAAACGTGGAGAGGAGAAACTAAATCGTCCGCAGAACCCTGTAGCTCCCTATCCATATAAGACGGAAGAGGTGACGTTTAATAATGTGACAGATAATGCAACACTTGTCGGAACACTCTCATACCCTATTGGTTATAAGAAAGGACAGACCCCTGTAGTATTGATGGTTACTGGGAGTGGGCAGGAGAACAGAGATGAAGAAATCTTCGATCATAAGCCTTTCCTTGTTATAGCAGACTATCTGGCACGACATGGTATAGCCACTTTGCGTTATGATGACCGTGGCTTTGGTAAATCAACAGGCGGAGATGTGGAACATGCAACGACGCTTGATTTTATGAGAGATGCAATGAGTGGTGTTGAATTTCTGCGTAGGTCAAAGCTCTTTGGTAAGGTTGGCGTACTCGGACATAGTGAAGGAGGGTCTATAGCTTTCATGTTGGGAGCGAAAGGAAAAGTCGATTTTGTTATTAGCATGGCTGGGGTTGGCGTGAAAGGAGACACTGCTTTGACAGCACAAACAAATAAGATACTCGAACTAACAGGGCAATCAATGCGTTTCTCTACGTATCAGTATCGTATGAATGCCATTATAAAGAGGTCACCTTGGTTGAACTTCTTTATTGATTATGACCCATCTGCGGATATTTCAAAGACGCTTTGTCCTGTTATGGCTATAAATGGTAATCGTGATATTCAAGTAATCTCATCGCTGAATCTTACAGGAATTAAGGCTCGTCTAAAGAATAATCCCAAAAACGTTATCAAAGAATATCCTTCTCTTAACCATCTTTTCCAACACTGTAAGACTGGAAATGTTTTGGAGTATAGGATGATCGAAGAAACGATCTCGCCAGAAGTCTTGGAAGATATCACTCGTTTTATCAAACAATAA
- the rimP gene encoding ribosome assembly cofactor RimP gives MIDKNVVKSLVDEWLEGKEYFLVDIQISSDDKIVVEIDHADGVWIEDCVELSKYIEDRLSRDEEDYELEVGSAGLGQPFKVPQQYQNFIGKEVEVLGKDGKKVKGVLKSVDGNDFVVAVNEKVQVEGKKRPVKMDVDHAYKMDEVKYTKYIISFK, from the coding sequence ATGATAGATAAAAACGTTGTAAAAAGTCTCGTTGACGAGTGGCTGGAAGGTAAGGAGTACTTCCTGGTTGACATTCAAATCAGTTCTGACGATAAGATTGTCGTTGAGATTGATCATGCCGATGGCGTGTGGATTGAAGATTGTGTAGAGTTGAGCAAGTATATCGAAGATCGTCTCTCACGTGATGAAGAGGATTACGAACTTGAGGTAGGTTCTGCAGGATTGGGTCAGCCTTTCAAAGTTCCTCAGCAGTATCAGAACTTCATTGGTAAGGAAGTTGAGGTACTCGGTAAGGACGGAAAGAAAGTCAAAGGCGTATTAAAGAGTGTTGATGGTAACGACTTTGTTGTTGCAGTCAATGAGAAGGTACAAGTGGAAGGTAAGAAACGTCCAGTGAAGATGGATGTGGACCATGCGTACAAGATGGATGAAGTAAAATATACAAAATACATAATAAGTTTCAAGTAA
- the nusA gene encoding transcription termination factor NusA translates to MAARKIEEERPNMIETFKEFKDTKSIDRTTLVSVLEESFRNVLAKIFGSDENFDVIVNPDKGDFEIHRNRVVVADGEVEDENKEISLTDARKIESDYEVGEDVSEEVDFNKFGRRAILNLRQTLASKILELEHDSLYNKYKDRVGQIISGEVYQTWKREVLLVDDENNELILPKGEQIPRDQYRKGETVRAVIHRVDNENNNPKIILSRTAPEFLERLLEAEVPEINDGLIAIRKIARMPGERAKIAVESFDERIDPVGACVGVRGSRVHGIVRELCNENLDVVNWTANTKLFIQRALAPAKVSSLTVDEENKKAEVYLQPEEVSLAIGRGGMNIKLASMLTGYTIDVFRELDEQNAEEDIYLDEFSDEIDQWVIDAIKGIGLDTARQVLNAPREMLIEKADLEEETVDSVLNVLRSEFEQ, encoded by the coding sequence ATGGCAGCAAGAAAAATAGAAGAAGAACGTCCGAATATGATCGAGACCTTCAAGGAGTTTAAAGACACCAAGAGCATCGATCGTACTACTTTGGTGAGCGTTTTGGAGGAGAGCTTCCGTAATGTACTCGCTAAGATTTTCGGTAGTGACGAAAACTTCGACGTGATTGTAAACCCTGATAAGGGTGACTTCGAGATTCACCGTAACCGTGTGGTTGTGGCTGATGGCGAGGTTGAGGATGAGAATAAAGAAATTAGCCTTACAGATGCACGTAAGATTGAGTCAGACTATGAGGTCGGTGAGGATGTGAGCGAGGAAGTAGATTTCAATAAGTTTGGTCGTCGCGCTATCTTAAACCTTCGTCAGACTTTGGCTTCTAAGATTCTTGAGCTGGAGCATGACTCTTTGTATAACAAGTATAAGGACCGTGTTGGTCAGATTATCTCTGGTGAGGTTTATCAGACTTGGAAGCGCGAGGTGCTGCTTGTTGACGATGAGAACAACGAGTTGATTCTTCCTAAGGGCGAGCAGATTCCACGTGATCAGTATCGTAAAGGCGAGACTGTTCGTGCTGTGATTCATCGTGTTGATAACGAGAATAACAATCCTAAGATTATTCTTTCACGTACTGCTCCAGAGTTCCTAGAGCGTCTGCTTGAGGCTGAGGTGCCTGAAATTAACGATGGTTTGATCGCTATTCGTAAGATTGCTCGTATGCCTGGTGAGCGTGCAAAGATTGCAGTTGAGAGCTTTGATGAGCGTATCGACCCTGTTGGCGCCTGCGTTGGTGTACGTGGTAGTCGTGTACATGGTATCGTACGTGAACTTTGCAATGAGAATCTCGATGTTGTCAACTGGACAGCAAACACAAAACTCTTTATTCAGCGTGCACTGGCTCCAGCAAAGGTGAGTAGCCTTACTGTTGATGAAGAGAATAAGAAGGCTGAAGTTTACTTGCAGCCAGAGGAGGTTAGCCTTGCTATTGGTCGTGGCGGTATGAATATCAAGTTGGCAAGTATGCTGACAGGTTATACTATCGACGTGTTCCGTGAACTTGATGAGCAGAATGCCGAGGAGGATATCTACTTGGATGAGTTCTCTGATGAAATTGATCAGTGGGTTATCGATGCCATTAAGGGTATCGGACTCGACACAGCACGTCAGGTACTGAACGCTCCACGTGAGATGTTGATTGAAAAGGCAGACTTGGAGGAAGAGACTGTTGATAGCGTGTTGAACGTATTGAGATCAGAGTTTGAACAGTAA
- the infB gene encoding translation initiation factor IF-2 encodes MSIRLNKAIRELNIGLQTAVEFLEKKPELGEVKNELNFKLSEGQYKALVDAFNNDKEVKKDAAKLLQKKTKEKKSSADHKGEAVVKTERQQFKPVGKIDLDQLNKSTAKKKDVAPAVAAVKPAEEKKKVEKHDAHKKHVANKEEAKIEAPKAEKPAAPKAESVKKEAPATAEVKSEAKEDAKVEVVASKTQQAETTAADEKKDNGLFMTKNEKKILNTPKVNVLGKIDLSTLNQSTRPKKKSKEERRKEREEKAGQGNGQGKKKRVRINKERVDINAAANQQQNQNGKKGNNNNGGGNKNAGKKNRNRNQKPLEVDDEAVARQVKETLARLTSKSQNKKGAKYRKEKRDAVQERLNAEAKAERKESKILKLTEFVTVSELATMMNVPVTNVISTLMSVGIMVSINQRLDAETINLVADEFGFKTEYVSAEVQEAVSEEEDDENDLISRAPIVTVMGHVDHGKTSLLDHIRNTNVIAGEAGGITQHIGAYGVTLENGRKVTLLDTPGHEAFTAMRARGAQVTDIVIIIIAADDSVMPTTKEAIAHAQAAGVPMVFAINKIDKPGANPDKIREDLSQMNLLVEEWGGKYQCQEISAKKGIGVNELLDKVLLEADMMDLKANPNRKATGTIIESSLDKGRGYVSTVLVSNGTLKIGDNVIAGTSWGRIKAMFNERNQRIESAGPAEPAIILGLNGAPTAGDTFHVMETEQEAREIANKREQLQREQGLRTQTRLTLSDISHRIARGEFHEMNIIVKGDTDGSIEALSDSFIKLSTEKVNVNVISKAVGQISENDVMLASASDAVIVGFQVRPSADARRLADREGVEINTYSVIYDAIDDVKSTMVGMLDKVKKEIITGQFEVKQVFKISKVGTVAGGIVTEGKVHSKDKGRVVRDGIVVHTAPIDALKRYKDDVKEVAAGLECGISLVNYNDLQVGDIIETFTEIEVEQKL; translated from the coding sequence ATGAGCATTAGATTAAATAAAGCAATTCGAGAATTGAATATAGGACTCCAAACGGCAGTGGAGTTCTTAGAGAAGAAGCCAGAGTTAGGCGAAGTGAAAAATGAGCTTAACTTCAAGCTAAGCGAGGGTCAGTATAAGGCTCTTGTAGATGCCTTCAATAATGATAAGGAGGTAAAGAAGGACGCAGCTAAGCTTTTACAGAAGAAGACGAAAGAGAAGAAAAGTTCGGCTGATCATAAGGGAGAGGCTGTCGTTAAGACTGAGCGTCAGCAGTTTAAGCCAGTTGGAAAGATTGATCTTGATCAGCTGAATAAATCTACTGCGAAGAAAAAAGATGTTGCTCCTGCTGTAGCTGCCGTTAAACCTGCAGAGGAGAAGAAAAAGGTAGAGAAGCATGATGCACATAAGAAGCATGTAGCTAATAAAGAAGAAGCAAAGATTGAAGCACCAAAGGCCGAGAAGCCTGCTGCTCCAAAAGCTGAGTCTGTAAAGAAAGAAGCTCCTGCTACGGCTGAAGTGAAATCTGAGGCAAAGGAAGATGCTAAGGTCGAAGTTGTTGCCTCTAAAACACAGCAAGCTGAAACTACGGCTGCAGACGAAAAGAAAGATAATGGTTTGTTCATGACCAAGAATGAAAAGAAAATCTTGAATACACCTAAGGTGAATGTCTTGGGTAAGATTGACCTCAGTACTTTGAACCAGAGCACTCGTCCTAAAAAGAAGAGTAAGGAGGAACGCCGAAAAGAGCGTGAAGAGAAGGCTGGTCAGGGTAATGGTCAGGGCAAGAAAAAACGCGTTCGTATAAACAAGGAACGTGTTGATATCAATGCTGCCGCTAACCAGCAGCAGAATCAGAACGGTAAGAAAGGCAATAACAATAACGGCGGTGGCAACAAGAATGCGGGCAAGAAGAACCGTAACCGTAATCAAAAACCTTTAGAGGTTGATGATGAGGCTGTAGCACGCCAGGTAAAGGAGACACTTGCTCGTTTGACAAGCAAGAGTCAGAATAAGAAAGGTGCTAAGTATCGTAAGGAAAAGCGTGATGCCGTTCAAGAGCGTTTGAATGCAGAGGCTAAGGCAGAACGCAAGGAAAGTAAGATATTGAAGCTGACAGAGTTTGTTACTGTTTCTGAATTGGCAACAATGATGAATGTACCAGTAACAAATGTCATCTCCACTTTGATGTCTGTCGGTATTATGGTATCTATCAACCAGCGCTTGGATGCTGAGACCATTAATCTTGTGGCTGATGAGTTTGGCTTCAAGACAGAGTATGTAAGTGCTGAAGTGCAGGAAGCTGTTAGTGAAGAGGAGGATGATGAGAATGACCTCATCTCACGCGCTCCAATCGTTACAGTCATGGGTCACGTTGACCATGGTAAGACTTCTTTGCTTGACCACATCCGTAACACGAATGTGATTGCTGGTGAGGCTGGTGGTATTACCCAGCACATTGGTGCTTATGGTGTGACATTGGAGAATGGTCGTAAGGTAACCTTACTGGATACTCCAGGTCATGAAGCATTTACTGCTATGCGTGCTCGTGGTGCGCAGGTAACCGATATTGTGATTATCATTATTGCTGCAGACGACTCTGTGATGCCTACTACCAAGGAGGCTATTGCACATGCACAGGCTGCAGGTGTACCAATGGTATTTGCAATTAATAAGATAGATAAGCCAGGAGCTAATCCTGATAAGATTCGTGAGGATTTGTCACAGATGAATCTGCTCGTTGAAGAGTGGGGTGGTAAGTATCAGTGTCAGGAAATCAGTGCTAAGAAGGGAATCGGAGTGAACGAACTTCTTGATAAAGTTCTTCTTGAGGCTGATATGATGGATCTTAAAGCTAACCCTAACCGTAAGGCTACAGGTACTATCATTGAGTCATCTCTTGATAAAGGTCGTGGTTATGTTAGTACGGTTCTCGTATCTAACGGTACGCTGAAGATTGGTGACAACGTTATTGCTGGTACTTCATGGGGTCGTATCAAGGCAATGTTCAACGAACGTAACCAGCGTATCGAGAGTGCTGGACCAGCAGAGCCTGCAATCATCCTCGGTCTGAATGGTGCACCTACAGCTGGTGATACCTTCCACGTTATGGAAACAGAGCAGGAGGCACGTGAGATTGCTAACAAGCGTGAGCAATTGCAACGTGAGCAGGGCTTGCGTACACAGACTCGTCTTACATTGTCTGATATCTCTCATCGTATTGCACGTGGCGAGTTCCATGAGATGAATATCATTGTGAAGGGTGATACTGATGGTTCTATCGAGGCATTGTCTGACTCATTCATCAAACTGTCAACTGAAAAGGTTAACGTAAACGTTATCAGTAAGGCTGTAGGTCAGATTTCAGAGAATGATGTTATGTTGGCATCTGCTTCTGATGCTGTCATCGTTGGCTTCCAGGTTCGTCCTTCTGCTGATGCACGTCGCTTGGCCGATCGCGAAGGTGTTGAAATCAATACTTACTCTGTCATTTATGACGCTATTGATGACGTGAAATCTACAATGGTAGGTATGCTTGACAAGGTGAAGAAAGAAATCATTACTGGTCAGTTTGAGGTTAAGCAGGTATTTAAGATCTCTAAAGTTGGAACAGTTGCCGGTGGTATCGTCACTGAAGGTAAGGTTCACAGCAAGGATAAGGGTCGCGTAGTCCGTGATGGCATCGTTGTTCATACTGCTCCTATTGATGCACTGAAGCGTTATAAGGACGATGTGAAGGAAGTTGCGGCAGGACTTGAGTGTGGTATCTCACTTGTCAATTATAATGATTTGCAAGTAGGTGATATCATTGAAACCTTCACGGAGATTGAGGTTGAACAGAAATTGTAA